Proteins encoded by one window of Nicotiana tabacum cultivar K326 chromosome 10, ASM71507v2, whole genome shotgun sequence:
- the LOC142165199 gene encoding uncharacterized protein LOC142165199, which yields HILTLLAIRFSPFLPTFSATALHRITTVHNLILCLLSLIMAVDCSLSVIHRMPRHDWKLIVCFPANHTLPRGPLFFWAKFFYLSKILEFIDTLLTILSNSRSRRLTFLHMYHHATVAVICYLTLSSANSQSMIHVGAITNSSVHVIMYAYYFLCAMGKRPRWKRLVTNCQIFQFILNFLCAVVTMYYHLTTEIGCSGVGTLCFNMTFNTSLLLLFLDFRSKNYTNNMIIKDRADNQKNTFISF from the coding sequence CACATTCTCACTCTATTAGCTATTCGCTTCTCGCCATTTCTTCCCACCTTCTCCGCCACCGCCCTCCACCGCATCACTACCGTGCACAACCTCATTCTCTGCCTCCTCTCTCTCATCATGGCCGTCGACTGCAGCCTCTCCGTCATTCATCGAATGCCACGTCATGATTGGAAATTGATAGTCTGCTTCCCTGCCAATCATACTCTTCCACGTGGACCTTTGTTCTTCTGGGCTAAATTCTTTTACCTTTCCAAAATTCTTGAATTCATAGACACCCTTTTGACCATCCTCAGTAATTCTCGATCACGAAGGCTCACGTTCCTCCACATGTACCACCATGCTACGGTGGCTGTTATCTGTTACCTCACTCTTTCTAGTGCGAATTCACAGTCGATGATCCATGTTGGGGCGATTACAAATTCTTCGGTTCATGTTATAATGTACGCTTATTACTTCCTTTGTGCAATGGGAAAGAGGCCACGGTGGAAGAGGTTGGTCACAAACTGCCAAATTTTTCAATTCATCCTTAACTTCCTATGTGCAGTGGTAACAATGTATTATCACCTCACAACTGAGATTGGGTGCTCTGGGGTTGGAACTTTGTGCTTTAATATGACCTTTAATACCTCACTTTTGCTACTTTTTCTTGACTTTCGTTCCAAGAACTATACCAACAACATGATCATCAAAGACCGTGCTGATAACCAAAAAAATACGTTTATTAGTTTCTAG
- the LOC142165201 gene encoding uncharacterized protein LOC142165201 → MHISLFHILTLLALRFSPFLPTFSATALHRITTVHSLILCLLSLIMAVDCSLSVIHQMPCHDWKWIVCFLANHTLPRGPLFFWAKFFYLSKILEFIDTLLIILSNSRSRRLTFLHVYHHATVPVICYLTLSSANSQSMIHVGVITNSSVHVIMYAYYFLCAMGKMPRWKRLVTNCPIFQFILNFLCAVTTMYYHLTTEIGCSGIGTLCFNMTFNTSLLLLFLDFRSKN, encoded by the coding sequence ATGCATATATCCTTATTTCACATTCTCACTCTATTAGCTCTTCGCTTCTCGCCATTTCTTCCCACCTTCTCCGCCACCGCCCTCCACCGCATCACTACCGTGCACAGCCTCATTCTCTGCCTCCTCTCTCTCATCATGGCCGTCGACTGCAGCCTCTCCGTCATTCATCAAATGCCATGTCATGATTGGAAATGGATAGTCTGCTTCCTTGCCAATCATACTCTTCCACGTGGACCTTTGTTCTTCTGGGCTAAATTCTTTTACCTTTCCAAGATTCTTGAATTCATAGACACCCTTTTGATCATCCTCAGTAATTCTCGATCACGAAGGCTCACGTTTCTCCACGTGTACCACCATGCTACGGTGCCTGTTATCTGCTACCTCACTCTTTCTAGTGCGAATTCACAGTCGATGATCCATGTTGGGGTGATTACAAATTCTTCGGTTCATGTTATAATGTACGCTTATTACTTCCTTTGTGCAATGGGAAAGATGCCACGGTGGAAGAGGTTGGTCACAAACTGCCCAATTTTTCAATTCATCCTTAACTTCCTATGTGCAGTGACAACAATGTATTATCACCTCACAACTGAGATTGGGTGCTCTGGGATTGGAACTTTGTGCTTTAATATGACCTTTAATACCTCGCTTTTGCTACTTTTTCTTGACTTTCGTTCCAAGAACTAA